Proteins encoded by one window of Electrophorus electricus isolate fEleEle1 chromosome 17, fEleEle1.pri, whole genome shotgun sequence:
- the slc37a4b gene encoding glucose-6-phosphate exchanger SLC37A4b — translation MSATGYGYYRSVIFISMFLGYLLYYFNRKTFSFLMPSVMEEIKLDKEELGLITSSQTMAYAISKFVSGILSDQLSARCLFSAGLLIVGGINVLFSCSSSVAVFTGLWFVNGLGQGFGWPPCGKVLRKWFEPSQFGTWWAVLSCSMNLAGSLGPIITTVLAQHYSWRAVISVSGLVCMAFSFVCLMLVRNEPGDVGLPSIEPRPSKGKRSKGTPNDESTLKDFLLSPYLWVLSFAYLVVFGVKIACTDWGQLFLMQEKGQSAMMGSSYMSALELGGFAGSIVAGFLSDRAVARQGLGTHGNPRHGLLLIMMAGMAVSMYLLRVTITPEDPMEAPFWVIALHPVSVLTGVSEKQIWILALGALFGFSSYGPIALFGVIANETAPSNYCGTSHAIVALMANIGAFFAGLPFSTIAKRYSWDTAFWVAEVTCALTTICFFALRNMWTKMGREHKKAD, via the exons ATGTCGGCGACAGGTTATGGGTACTATCGTTCTGTCATTTTTATCTCAATGTTTTTGGGATACCTCTTATACTACTTCAACAGGAAGACGTTCTCTTTCCTGATGCCATCGGTTATGGAGGAGATTAAATTGGATAAGGAAGAACTCG GGCTGATCACCAGCAGTCAAACGATGGCCTACGCCATCAGCAAGTTTGTGAGCGGCATACTGTCGGACCAGCTCAGCGCCCGCTGCCTCTTCTCCGCTGGCCTCTTAATCGTTGGGGGCATCAACGtgctcttctcctgctcctcctcggTCGCAGTCTTCACAGGGCTCTGGTTTGTGAATGGCCTCGGCCAGGGCTTCGGATGGCCCCCCTGTGGCAAGGTGCTACGGAAG TGGTTCGAGCCATCCCAGTTTGGAACGTGGTGGGCAGTTCTTTCCTGCAGCATGAACCTGGCGGGGAGTCTGGGTCCTATCATTACCACTGTGCTTGCTCAGCACTACAGCTGGAGGGCTGTCATCTCCGTGTCTGGCCTCGTCTGCATGGCCTTTTCCTTCGTCTGCCTGATGTTGGTCAGGAACGAGCCAGGAGACGTGGGCCTGCCCAGTATAGAGCCACGGCCCAGCAAGGGAAAAAGAAGCAAAGGCA CCCCGAATGATGAGAGCACTCTTAAAGatttcctgctctctccctaCCTGTGGGTACTGTCTTTCGCATATCTGGTGGTGTTTGGAGTGAAGATTGCATGCACTGACTGGGGACAGCTGTTCCTGATGCAAGAGAAAGGACAGTCTGCTATGATGG GCAGTTCATACATGAGTGCCCTGGAACTGGGAGGATTTGCTGGTAGCATTGTGGCAGGCTTCCTCTCTGACAGAGCAGTTGCACGA CAAGGACTGGGTACCCATGGCAACCCTCGGCATGGCCTTCTCTTAATCATGATGGCAGGCATGGCCGTGTCTATGTATCTCTTACGGGTCACCATCACACCAGAGGACCCAATG GAAGCTCCGTTCTGGGTTATTGCTCTCCATCCAGTCTCTGTCCTCACCGGTGTGTCTGAGAAACAG ATTTGGATATTGGCTCTAGGTGCTCTTTTTGGTTTCTCTTCGTACGGTCCAATCGCATTGTTTGGGGTAATTGCCAACGAGACCGCTCCCTCCAACTACTGCGGAACATCACATGCCATTGTAGCCCTTATGGCAAACA TTGGTGCCTTCTTTGCTGGCCTGCCTTTCAGCACCATCGCTAAGCGCTACAGTTGGGACACAGCATTCTGGGTGGCCGAGGTGACCTGCGCACTGACCACCATCTGCTTCTTCGCTCTTCGCAACATGTGGACCAAGATGGGCCGGGAACACAAAAAGGCAGACTGA
- the rps25 gene encoding 40S ribosomal protein S25 codes for MPPKDTKQKKDSGKSKKDKDPVNKSGGKAKKKKWSKGKVRDKLNNLVLFDKATYDKLYKEVPNYKLITPAVVSERLKIRGSLARAALLELLGKGMIKLVSKHRAQVIYTRNTKGTDEAAPEKEA; via the exons ATG CCACCTAAGGATACAAAGCAGAAGAAGGATTCTGGCAAGTCCAAAAAGGACAAGGATCCCGTCAATAAATCCGGAGGCAAGGCGAAAAAGAAG AAGTGGTCCAAAGGAAAGGTGAGGGACAAGCTGAACAACTTGGTCCTCTTCGATAAGGCTACGTATGACAAGCTGTACAAAGAGGTCCCCAACTACAAGCTCATCACACCTGCTGTTGTGTCTGAGAGGCTGAAAATCAGAGGCTCACTTGCTAGGGCAGCTCTCCTCGAACTGCTTGGCAAAG GTATGATCAAGTTGGTGTCAAAGCACAGGGCTCAGGTGATCTACACACGCAACACCAAGGGCACAGATGAGGCTGCACCAGAGAAGGAAGCATAG
- the mipepb gene encoding LOW QUALITY PROTEIN: mitochondrial intermediate peptidase (The sequence of the model RefSeq protein was modified relative to this genomic sequence to represent the inferred CDS: inserted 8 bases in 4 codons; substituted 2 bases at 2 genomic stop codons), translated as MLTPRLFNNIFKHSEIICRHVNTWSPVGAAFNTQQRRGRDQLQNNVGLFGNPRLSTRHGRLAQLQALRETELLVNRACTRPPGAQTVETFDRLSDSLCEVADLADFIKVAHPDAEFRKAAEKTRIDIRTVVEKLSPNVELXQSLKNLLDSEDVLTTLDPDTRRVAELFMFDFEISGIHLDEAKRSKVVNLNVKLLDLSYEFLQASHHPQAIEKRYIPEHIRHCFSVDGDSIQIGGLHADSPSERVREAAYKIFLYPNPSLLLCLDELLACTYELAKLVGFESFAHRALKGTMANSPETVMKFLELLTEKLXNRTVRDFMMMKDMKMKTHSVNSEVMPRDHLYLSNAIRAEMCNIDPALYSPYFSLGVCMEGLNALFHQLLGVSFHAEEPLAGEVWSDDVRKLAELHETEGLLGYIYCDFFRCPDKPPQVKTCYSAFHKSPLLKFLTWTLAWQDCHFTIRGGRLKEDGQYQLPVVVLMLSLPPPAGREPPLLXPVMVENLFHEMGHAMHSMLGRTRYQHVTGTRCXPDFAEVPSILMEFFASDYRIMSQFACYYQTGEPLPESMVSRLCQSKRVCGAADTQLQIFYAALDQVYHDKPKCTTTTEILXDMQESFYGLPYAPNTAWQLRFSHLVGYGAKYYSYFLSRAVASMVWRQCFLKDSXRVRGPTSATTTPSSPPACLRPEIVALVLHSICCSFRAMGEQFRREMLAHGGSKEPMLMVEGMLQKTPTIEDFVEALVLDLDEFKS; from the exons ATGTTAACACCTCGTCtctttaataacatttttaaacattcgGAGATAATATGTAGACATGTTAATACTTGGTCTCCTGTTGGAGCGGCTTTCAACACGCAGCAGAGGCGAGGTCGGGACCAATTACAAAATAATGTG GGGCTTTTTGGTAATCCACGGCTAAGTACTCGTCATGGGCGGCTCGCCCAACTTCAAGCGCTCCGGGAAACGGAGCTCCTCGTCAACCGCGCTTGCACGCGTCCACCTGGCGCTCAGACAGTGGAGACGTTTGACCGGCTCTCTGACAGCTTGTGCGAAGTGGCAGATTTG GCAGACTTCATTAAAGTTGCACATCCCGATGCCGAATTCCGCAAGGCAGCTGAAAAGACACGTATTGATATTCGCACAGTTGTGGAAAA ACTCAGCCCGAATGTAGAACT TCAGAGCCTGAAGAATCTGTTGGACAGTGAGGATGTTTTGACCACGCTAGATCCAGACACAAG GAGAGTTGCTGAACTGTTCATGTTTGACTTTGAGATCAGTGGAATACATTTGGATGAAGCGAAG AGAAGTAAGGTTGTTAACCTGAACGTGAAGCTGCTGGATCTGAGCTATGAATTCCTGCAGGCCTCACATCATCCACAGGCAATAGAGAAGCGCTATATACCCGAACACATTCGCCACTGCTTCTCAGTTGATGGGGACTCTATTCAGATCGGTGGGCTGCATGCTGATTCTCCCAGTGAGCGG GTGCGGGAGGCAGCGTACAAAATCTTTCTCTATCCAAACCCTAGTCTGCTGCTTTGTTTGGATGAACTTTTGGCTTGCACATATGAGCTTGCAAAGCTTGTGGGCTTTGAGTCATTTGCACACAGAGCTTTGAAGGGAACGATGGCAAACTCCCCAG AGACTGTGATGAAGTTTCTAGAGCTGCTTACTGAGAAACTCTAAAACAG AACTGTCAGAGATTTCATGATGATGAAGGATATGAAGATGAAAACCCATTCAGTGAACTCT GAGGTAATGCCACGGGATCACCTTTACCTCAGTAATGCAATTCGAGCAGAAAT GTGCAACATTGACCCAGCCCTATACAGCCCCTACTTCTCTCTTGGAGTATGCATGGAGGGACTGAATGCGCTTTTCCACCAGCTGCTCGGAGTCTCCTTCCATGCTGAGGAACCACTGGCAGGAGAGGTGTGGAGTGATGATGTCAGAAAGCTA GCTGAACTTCATGAGACAGAGGGGCTGCTAGGATACATTTACTGTGACTTCTTCCGCTGTCCTGACAAACCACCCCAGGTAAAGACTTGTTACTCTGCTTTTCATAAGAGCCCACTCCTCAAATTTCTTACATGGACTCTAGCTTGGCAGGACTGCCACTTCACCATCCGTGGCGGGCGGCTGAAGGAAGACGGGCAGTACCAGCTGCCTGTGGTGGTTTTGATGCTAAGCCTGCCACCTCCTGCTGGCAGAGAGCCTCCTCTTCT ACCCGTCATGGTGGAGAACCTCTTCCATGAGATGGGCCATGCCATGCACTCCATGCTGGGCCGGACTCGCTATCAGCATGTCACTG GCACCAGGTG TCCAGACTTTGCTGAAGTGCCATCTATTCTCATGGAGTTCTTCGCCTCCGATTATCGTATTATGAGCCAGTTTGCTTGCTACTACCAGACAGGTGAG CCTCTTCCCGAGAGCATGGTGTCCCGTCTATGCCAGTCCAAGAGGGTGTGTGGGGCTGCTGACACTCAGCTACAG attTTCTATGCTGCCTTAGACCAGGTGTATCATGACAAACCAAAATGCACAACCACCACTGAAATTCT AGATATGCAAGAGAGTTTTTATGGACTACCATATGCTCCTAATACG GCGTGGCAGCTGCGGTTCAGCCATCTGGTTGGCTACGGTGCAAAGTACTACTCCTACTTCCTGTCCAGAGCTGTGGCCTCCATGGTGTGGAGGCAGTGCTTCCTCAAAGACTCTTAACGGGTGAGGGGACCGACCTCCGCCACCACTACACCAAGTTCACCGCCTGCCTGCCTTAGGCCCGAGATCGTTGCGCTTGTTTTACACAGCATATGTTGCTCTTTCAGAGCCATGGGAGAGCAATTCCGCAGAGAGATGTTGGCTCATGGTGGGAGCAAGGAGCCCATGCTCATGGTTGAAG GAATGCTACAGAAGACCCCTACTATTGAAGACTTTGTGGAAGCCCTAGTGTTGGACCTTGATGAATTTAAATCCTGA
- the si:ch73-1a9.3 gene encoding non-histone chromosomal protein HMG-14A translates to MPKRSKANNDSTEASEPKRRSARLVNKPAPPKAEPKPKAKKAPAKPKKTKEPEKAKEEQKKEEVPAENGEANPKDEAAATEASEQKEDAAE, encoded by the exons ATGCCCAAAAGGAGCAAA GCGAACAATGATAGTACTGAAGCCAGTGAG ccTAAAAGGAGATCTGCAAGATTGGTAAAT AAACCTGCACCTCCAAAGGCAGAGCCCAAGCCAAAGGCAAAG AAGGCACCTGCCAAACCTAAGAAAACCAAGGAGCCGGAAAAGGCCaaggaggagcagaagaaagagGAAGTCCCTGCTGAAAACGGCGAGGCAAACCCCAAGgatgag GCAGCAGCAACAGAAGCTTCGGAGCAGAAGGAGGATGCGGCGGAATAG